One stretch of Aeromicrobium fastidiosum DNA includes these proteins:
- a CDS encoding heme/hemin ABC transporter substrate-binding protein: protein MPRPVFSAARRLAAVLLSVSVVAACGAGSGGGTAHGGTDRAAVDLASATVLDDPKSYSGETHASLAGSSITPVTTSPQQTLPVTVTDAQGTKVTITDTSRILALDIYGTLSQTVFELGLGDQVVGRDVSTQFDEAKKLPLVTSNGHDLNAESILELDPTVILTDTSLGPWDVILQMRDSGIPVVVTDSQRSLDNVSSLTQEVADALGVPAEGKQLGQRIEKEVAATKAAIAKVAPTAVQDKLRMVFLYVRGQAGVYYMFGEGSGADGLIDAVGGYDVTREIGWNGMKPVNDEAIIAAQPDLIIMMSKGLESVGGVDGLLDRLPAIANTPAGQNRRIVDMQDSQVLSFGPRTAEVLNSLAVAIYAPESAQ from the coding sequence GTGCCCCGCCCTGTCTTCTCCGCGGCCCGCCGTCTCGCGGCCGTCCTCCTGTCGGTCTCCGTCGTCGCCGCCTGCGGGGCCGGCTCGGGTGGCGGCACGGCGCACGGTGGCACCGACCGCGCCGCCGTCGACCTCGCCTCGGCAACGGTGCTCGACGACCCGAAGTCGTACTCCGGCGAGACACACGCCTCGCTGGCCGGCAGCTCCATCACGCCCGTCACGACCTCGCCGCAGCAGACCCTCCCCGTCACGGTGACCGACGCCCAGGGCACCAAGGTGACGATCACCGACACGAGCCGCATCCTCGCGCTCGACATCTACGGCACGCTCTCGCAGACCGTGTTCGAGCTCGGGCTCGGGGACCAAGTCGTGGGCCGTGACGTCTCGACCCAGTTCGACGAGGCCAAGAAGCTCCCGCTCGTGACGAGCAACGGCCACGACCTCAACGCCGAGTCGATCCTCGAGCTCGACCCCACCGTGATCCTCACCGACACGTCGCTGGGTCCGTGGGACGTCATCCTGCAGATGCGTGACTCGGGCATCCCCGTCGTCGTGACCGACTCCCAGCGCAGCCTCGACAACGTCTCGTCGCTGACGCAGGAGGTCGCAGACGCCCTGGGCGTCCCCGCCGAGGGCAAGCAGCTGGGCCAGCGGATCGAGAAGGAGGTCGCCGCCACAAAGGCCGCGATCGCGAAGGTCGCACCCACGGCCGTCCAGGACAAGCTGCGGATGGTCTTCCTGTACGTGCGCGGCCAGGCCGGCGTCTACTACATGTTCGGCGAGGGCTCCGGGGCCGACGGCCTGATCGATGCGGTCGGCGGCTACGACGTGACCCGCGAGATCGGCTGGAACGGCATGAAGCCCGTCAACGACGAGGCCATCATCGCGGCGCAGCCCGATCTCATCATCATGATGAGCAAGGGGCTCGAGTCGGTCGGCGGCGTCGACGGGCTGCTCGACCGCCTGCCCGCGATCGCCAACACCCCGGCCGGTCAGAACCGGCGCATCGTCGACATGCAGGACAGCCAGGTGCTGAGCTTCGGACCGCGGACGGCCGAGGTGCTCAACTCGCTCGCCGTCGCGATCTACGCCCCGGAGTCGGCCCAGTGA
- a CDS encoding biliverdin-producing heme oxygenase gives MTITAESPAPSLSALLRTGSQAEHTAAEGSSFMSELLAGRINEAGYAHFLGLLRRVYEALEGTAAELASDPVASAVIDPAIERLAAIDADLDHWGRVDVDSPATDAYVARIRESASWGGLFVAHHYTRYLGDLSGGQAIGRIISREFGLDGVGTAFYAFDEVPKPKLYKDAYRARLDALPLDDADRQRVLDEVKAVFSLNGGIFAEMTTHLDRYSRP, from the coding sequence ATGACCATCACCGCCGAGAGCCCCGCGCCCTCGCTGTCAGCCCTGCTCCGCACTGGATCGCAGGCGGAGCACACCGCCGCCGAGGGATCGAGTTTCATGTCCGAGCTGCTCGCCGGGCGCATCAACGAGGCCGGCTACGCGCACTTCCTCGGTCTGCTGCGCCGGGTGTACGAAGCCCTCGAGGGCACCGCCGCCGAGCTGGCGTCCGACCCCGTCGCCTCGGCCGTCATCGACCCGGCCATCGAGCGGCTCGCCGCGATCGACGCGGATCTCGACCACTGGGGACGCGTCGACGTCGACAGCCCGGCCACCGACGCCTACGTCGCGCGCATCCGGGAGTCCGCGTCGTGGGGCGGCCTGTTCGTGGCGCACCACTACACGCGCTACCTCGGCGACCTCTCGGGCGGACAGGCGATCGGCCGCATCATCAGCCGCGAGTTCGGGCTCGACGGCGTCGGCACGGCGTTCTACGCCTTCGACGAGGTGCCCAAGCCCAAGCTCTACAAGGACGCCTACCGGGCGCGCCTCGACGCCCTGCCCCTCGACGACGCCGACCGCCAGCGCGTCCTCGACGAGGTCAAGGCCGTCTTCAGCCTGAATGGCGGCATCTTCGCCGAGATGACGACCCACCTCGACAGGTACTCCCGCCCCTGA
- a CDS encoding NAD(P)H-quinone dehydrogenase: MAHVTIVGGGPGGYEAALVASRLGAQVTLIERDGIGGSTVLTDCVPSKTLIATSDLLTDVSTAGELGVKVPASIRADLAAVDSRVLALAQAQSDDIAHRLAASDVVMVAGTATIETAGSVRVETADGEQVIETDAILVATGAHPRVSPTAQPDGERILTWEQVYSLQELPEHMIVVGSGVTGAEFASAYNGLGASVTLVSSRDRVLPGEDVDAANVIEDVFTRRGMTVMGNSRMASVERTDAGVLVTLTDGRTVEGSHCLLALGSIPNTAGLGLEEVGVVLDDGGFIKVDRVSRTSVRGIYSAGDCTGVLMLASVAAQQGRIAMSHLLGDAVHPLDLGKVSSNVFTSPEIATVGMSQKQVEESDLQIDVAMLPLASNARAKMQGVHDGFVKIFCRRGMGVVVGGVVVGPRASELIHALSLAVSASLTVDQVADAFTVYPSMSGSVAEAARRLHHIG; encoded by the coding sequence GTGGCTCATGTGACGATCGTCGGCGGCGGACCTGGTGGCTACGAGGCGGCGCTGGTCGCCTCCCGACTGGGGGCGCAGGTCACCCTGATCGAGCGTGACGGCATCGGCGGCTCGACGGTCCTGACCGACTGCGTGCCCAGCAAGACGCTGATCGCGACCTCCGACCTGCTCACCGACGTCAGCACGGCCGGCGAGCTGGGCGTCAAGGTGCCGGCCTCGATCCGCGCCGATCTCGCCGCCGTCGACTCCCGTGTGCTGGCCCTCGCGCAGGCGCAGTCCGACGACATCGCCCACCGCCTCGCCGCCAGCGACGTCGTCATGGTCGCCGGCACCGCGACGATCGAGACCGCGGGCTCGGTGCGGGTCGAGACCGCCGACGGCGAGCAGGTCATCGAGACCGATGCGATCCTCGTGGCCACCGGCGCTCATCCTCGCGTCAGCCCCACGGCCCAGCCCGACGGCGAGCGCATCCTCACCTGGGAGCAGGTGTACTCGCTGCAGGAGCTGCCCGAGCACATGATCGTTGTCGGCTCGGGTGTCACGGGTGCGGAGTTCGCGAGCGCCTACAACGGGCTCGGTGCGTCGGTGACGCTCGTGTCGAGCCGCGACCGGGTGCTGCCCGGCGAGGACGTCGACGCCGCCAACGTCATCGAGGACGTCTTCACGCGGCGCGGCATGACGGTCATGGGCAACTCGCGCATGGCCTCGGTCGAGCGCACAGACGCCGGCGTGCTGGTGACGCTGACGGACGGGCGCACGGTCGAGGGCTCCCACTGCCTGCTGGCGCTCGGCTCGATCCCCAACACCGCCGGCCTGGGCCTCGAGGAGGTCGGGGTCGTGCTCGACGACGGCGGCTTCATCAAGGTCGACCGCGTCTCGCGCACCAGCGTGCGGGGCATCTACTCGGCCGGTGACTGCACCGGCGTGCTGATGCTGGCGTCGGTCGCCGCGCAGCAGGGACGCATCGCGATGTCGCACCTGCTGGGCGACGCGGTGCACCCGCTCGACCTCGGCAAGGTCTCGAGCAACGTGTTCACCTCGCCCGAGATCGCGACGGTCGGCATGTCGCAGAAGCAGGTCGAGGAGAGCGATCTGCAGATCGACGTCGCGATGCTGCCGCTGGCGTCCAACGCCCGCGCCAAGATGCAGGGCGTCCACGACGGCTTCGTCAAGATCTTCTGCCGCCGGGGCATGGGCGTCGTGGTGGGCGGCGTCGTCGTCGGTCCGCGAGCCAGCGAGCTCATCCACGCCCTGTCGCTGGCGGTCTCGGCCTCGCTGACGGTCGACCAGGTCGCGGACGCCTTCACGGTCTACCCGTCGATGTCCGGCTCGGTCGCCGAGGCGGCCCGCCGTCTGCACCACATCGGCTGA